The sequence below is a genomic window from Pelmatolapia mariae isolate MD_Pm_ZW linkage group LG9, Pm_UMD_F_2, whole genome shotgun sequence.
GGAGCATGTGCATGTTTATATGTCTGTATGTGCCCTATTTCCTCCTTCACTGTTGGGCCAATCTGAATGAATCCGTTCTTATCATCTATGTGTCTTTACAACGATTTATCACAAACACCAATACTTTTGATTTTCATATCCAACCCTCTGTTTCTGTTCCTTTCCTGTGTCACGTTCAGTGTTTGTCACTAAAATTTGTGTCCACTGTGGAATTTTCTGTTCCGATTGTTGAGCTGACTGATTTTGATTAAGTTAAGGTGAAGTTACTCTGGGTACCtgcaacatttaaataaaagttttagACTCCAGTTTAGTAGTATTAGAGAGATGACCCTGTATGCAGCacatggcaacagtgggaaggaagaacttccttttaacaggaagaaacttccaacagaaccaggctcagggaggttTGGCCTCTTTGGGCCTAGAAAACAtatgaatgaataaatgcatCTGACTGCCTCTGATTGGTCTAGAAAAGGTGTGATGATTGATATAATGAAGTGGTACCTGGCCGTCTGTGTGCAGGTTTATTGCAGGTTTAACGTGCTGCTCTGAAGCACAGAGCGATCTAAGGCCGTAAACATGGATCGCTTGAGTTTGCATGCAGCAAATGTGACTGCTGCACACACTGACCCCAAAGCGTCAGCCCCACCACCCTTCACCTCCACCTCTGTTCAGTTTTACACCGTCCCTTTGCTTTCAGATATCGTCAGGCTTCAGTTTTCTGCTGATTCACTGGACGAACTCTGCCACAGTTTGCTCTCTGGCTTTGTGCTGCAGACTCTGGTGAATCATTGGCAGGTTGCAGTGATGCAgctatggggggggggggggcagggtTTATAACATGTGACTACACAAAGAGGGATAACTCGCTCTGACTCACTTCAGATCTAAACCAGATGTGTTTTCATTGTTAATTTAATCCTGGAGACGTCAGCGTATGTGTGGAATTGTTCAATTAAAGATGAACGCCAGGACGTTTTTGATCCAAATCAGAAATATCCAGGAAACTGGATTCACTGGTGGAAGTGTTCACACCCTTTACATGCAGATAATAAGCACTCGATAGCAGAGCTGATTGGAGTTGATGAGTTGAGCATCAGTTACATGCTGCACAGCTGTCCATGTTTGCTTTGCACGATGAGACAATGAGCATACCCCGGGTAGTCcctcttttttcttcctgtagACTTATGAGGTTTTGTGGTCACATGACAGCTAGTCACATGATGTTAATGATTTGGACATGTAACAGTGCAGAGACTAAAGGTCTAGGGACCAGTCTGCAACCATCTGCCAACCTCAGGTCACTGGAAGAAAATGATTACTCTCCAACTGGTTGGCCAGAGGGTGCTGGCAGACCTGAAGGCCAGACATTGACTGCCTGGAAACTAccggttgctagggaaaaaatTTATTCACCAACCACTTCCTTGTGATTTCTTTGGTCGCTAGGCTTGCAGACTGCTGTGTCACCTGTAATGTAATAAACGCTGCATCTGGAAACAAAAGGTAGCACCCTTTGAAACATGGCGGCTGCAGCACTGCGGTGgagcttttactttgacagtaAACGTTCTCAATTTCCAGTTTGTGTCACAGTTTCAGGTTTCAGTACCGCTCAGCGAGTAGTTAGCAGAGAAGTCAGTGTCTTCCATGCAAGCTACGGGCAAATGTGACAATCGGCTCACAACCAAAACAATCATCAGCCAGAGAAAGCGTGCTCACGCTTTGTTCTGATGATCaataaaaagccaaaaagtGGCTAACTTCCAAACCCTAACAGCCAGCTAGCTATCCTCAGTGTGTTTCCtctcttattaaaaaaaatctcccctgaagtcattcatttttttatttttatggggAGTTTCCTCCGTTTATTGATGTTAGCGATTAGCAGACTCTAAGCTAACGTTAGCTAGCGCTAGTCCATGTTGGTGACTAGAACAAAGGAGTCTTCATATCCTCAGGATCTGGTTGTAAATACTGCAAAAGTACAATAATTTATACAATTTAAAGTTTTACCGTAACAAAGCTAACTGCCGCTAATCATTAAGGACTAATCTGTGAATATTGTGTCCATGATTTCATGGATTGTGGTTAGAAGTCTATTGATTAGCAAATGTCTTTACAAAGGTCAGATTAGTGAGACAGTCacgggtttttttccttttaattatCCATTACTCGTCCCTGGGTAATTCGAGGGATCAGTAATGGCTTCAACTGGTTATAAACTGTTTGCTTTAAAATTAATATGAAtattgtttttggttttatgtGAAGAAAATCTTAAACTGTAAAGTAAACCTGTCAGACAAATACAGGGAAAATTTTAATACAAGACCCAGATGTGCACTCTAATGCCTGCTACAAAACTGAAGTACTTATCTTTGGACCCAAAAAAGATCGACCAAATATCAGTAATCAGCTTAAACTGGTCCAACTAGAAACTACTGACCAGGCCAGAAATTCAGGTGTAATAATGGACTCAGACCTGAACCTGCAGGGCCACATAAAAGTAATAACAAGGTCAGCCTTCTATCACCTGAGgaacatttctagcgttaaagGACTGATGACACATCACCTAGAAAAACTCATCCATGCATTTATCTCTTGCCGCCTTGATACTGTAACAGTATCTTCACAGGTTTACCTAAAAAATCAATCAGACAACTGCAGCTGATCCAGAACGCTGCTGCTCGTGTTCTCACTAGAACCAAGAAAATAGAGCACATTACTCCAGTTCTAAAGTCATTACACTGGCTCCCTGTAGCTCAGAGAATAGactttaaagtgtttttattagtttataAATCCTTGGATGGGTTAGCACCAGAGTACATCAGAGATCTGCTATCATGGTACAAACCCTCCAGATCAGTCGGGTCCTCCAGCTCTAGTTTACTGACTGTCCCTAGAACCAGAACTAAACCTGGAGAAGCAGCTTTTAGTTTCTATGCTCCTCACATCTGGAACACACTATCGGGAGAATGCAAAGCTGCAGAGACACTGAACCCTTTCAAGTCTAAAATTAAAACTTACTTATTTACACTTGCTTATGAGTAACTGATCCTATTATGGCTCtctacttgtttgtttttcattttcatacaaattattttcttgattattggtttattgtaaatgttttcttttatcaGTTTAatcatgtaaagcactttgagttgCCTTGTGCTGAAagtgtgctatacaaataaaattgcctTGCTTGGTTATGACTAACAGCCTGGACCTTTGGCAGCTCAGCTCCTCCCTGGTCACAGCTTATCTGAATGAATGGCGTCTCCTTGTACAGAGTTCAGGGTGTGGGTGTGTTGGCCAACAGTCAGCGAACAGATTGAGGCCTCTCGGACTCGTCTCACTGCTCCGGTTCACTCAGAGTGCAAAGACATGCTCAGCAGCGATTTCTGGATCCAGCTGTTTTATAGCAGCTGTTTTAAGGCAGCTGTCCAGAGGTGAGCCGAGAGCGGTGGTTCACTGCAGGTCAGAGCTAACCTGTGAATCATTAATTAATGAGACGCAGGTAAAGACAAAGAGAAGATGGGGAGGACGGTCCAATCACAGACATCTGATCCCAAACATACCTCATGTGTAGAGAGGTTTACAGCGTTTCATCAGATCTGGTCCTGTAAAGCGACCCTACAGCCGCCCGACTACAACCCGTGTCTCTGAGTGTGGCAGAGGCGAGCTGCGGTGTGCACGTCATGTCTGCCATGTTTCTCCAGCCTGCATGTGGGCAGCTTCTTACAAGCCTGATTGCACCATGCAGCGCTGAAACTGGCTCTGCAGCTTCAGCTGTgtgactgtgactcacagcGCGTCTCTGTGCTGCGTCTGTGACGGCTTATCTCGCTGCTTCTCGTGGCAGAGAGGGACACGCACGCCTCTGTTTAATGAGGGCGACCAGCATCAGTGTTACTGTGAGCGTGCACGCGGACCTGTCACGGCGTGTTACCGTGCCGACCGCAACTGGAACCTAAAGCAATGTGAGGATTTGTGTTTAGCCTCGACTTTAACGAGTGACTGGTTAGAAACTGTGTGTTTaaaagtgtgaatgtgtgcgtgaggAGGTGAACTGacggctctgtgtgtgtttgcggtGTCAGCACCCCGGAGGAGAGGAGGTGCTGAGGGAGCAGGCGGGAGGAAACGCCACGGAGAGCTTCGAGGACGTCGGACACTCCACCGACGCCCGAGAGATGGCCAGCAGCATGGTGATCGGAGAGGTGCACCCGGTcagtgcgtgtgtctgtgtgtctgtatgtctgtgtgtgtgcgtgtctgtgtgtgtgtgtgtgtgtgtgtgtgtgtgtgtgtgtgtgtgcgtgtgtctgtgtgtgtgtgtgtgtgtgtgtgtctgtgtctgtgtctgtgtgtgtgtgtctgtgtgtgacttGACTGCACTGTGGGACGTGCTGCCTGTGACATCActgactgtctgtgtttctgtctgcaggACGACAGACACAAACTCTCCCAGCCTGTGGTAAGTGAAGCATACATACATAGGCAAACACTGGACACGAGTGTGATGACAGCAATactttggttttggttttgcacTGGGACACAGACACTCCCGCTCTCTGCTGTCACGTCCACTCTCCTCCCCCTCTGACTGTCACTGTGAACATATAAAGAGTCACAATCACATCCCAGCACACCTGTTCACCCCGCCCCTGCGCCGCCCCGGGAGCTCACTGCGTCAGCCCTCCTCTGCAGATggccagagaccacacccaCGCCAcaactttaatcacagcagaTCACAGAAACGTGTCAAACgtttaaaccaggggtgtcaaactcaattgcacagggggccaaaactcaaggcacactttaggtcgcgggccaaacaagataaacatttgttgaacacactaaaacaatgttttttaaacataaatatgaataaaaacagacaggaatattattccagattaaataaacttaaaaaaataaactttaactttaaatattttgctctttataaaactatatcctgtcaaaattatgcaagttagaaatatgaacatgctgccaaaaaccccagaaaaaaataaatgaaagcaaacacaaggttggagccgcatgtagacggagctgggcattgcttcaggaatggaactaataaactgtgcggcccattcagtgtcgtactttgccttgagtgtatcattacactgcagctccatctgaatctgcacaggtgcagttcagcaaagtccgctgacttggttcaacattacttggcaacagggaaagtgaggcaggttgcactggtgcatttgtgacagcttcacttgaaatgccttcaccaCATCATACATgtcatgtccatgaactgacagatttccttgctgagctcaaaaactctattgagaatttttatcccaactcagccaacggacctctgtatgatgaggaatgtcggcaaactctgaatctatttcccacataaaagactgaaattgacggtgatttaaacttttagctcagataaaatttacggtttgcgttacggtgatcattacatgctccatttttaggactttaccacacagcctttcctggtgtatgatgcagtgatatgctgttaactcactgtacagttctcctcctgcatctttactcgcatcctgctgactagtccgcttttttcaccgcacaacaccggagctccatctgttgtaagtccaacaagtttgtcccagggcagtttcacgtcggttacactttgacatacgttttaaaaaatgtcttttcctgtcgttgtcccgtgcatcgatttaatgttcaatatttcctctccacggatgaagatggccagctgtgcaatgtccatcatgtctatactttcatccacagcaagagagtatgcaatgaagtgtttgcttctttcacacaactgtgttcttaaatcagtggccatctcacaaacccgatcagcaaccgtatttctcctcaggctcacatttgccaaaatctgcgttttgtctggacacaagacgtcgcacagcttcatcatgcagctcttcagagtgcAGGGCTGATTTGgctcctctgctacaataaaacttgctttcacgacagcttcactttgtgatttttgctctggtgaaacaCGACTGCTGAAATGTTAGATTCTTCTTTAgacttctactttctgtagtttctgctctgcatttaggtttttcagcttatcctgacgttttgtctcgtagtgccgtcttgaattaaattccttaattacagccacattagctccactaataagacacacgggtttaccagcaatgtctgtaaacatatattcagtcacccactggcgctgaaaggctctgctttcagaatcaacttttctctccaccattgtgagcggctagcttcgcaataacagaagtttgacttgattgatgcgggaatgttcccagttagcctagcgttcagcatggaggctgcagcgctgcattatgggatctgtagtttgtctattattagcgcctcacatcgccgggccatgcataacaataataatacatctatataaaatgatctcgcgggccagatataaatgtacgccgggccggatgtggcccgcgggccttgactttgacacatgtggtTTAAACTGAGACGATCTAAAGAGGTGATGGTCTGAGGAGAGCTGCTCACATACGACAAGAACCAGCTGATTTTCCCCAGAAAACACCAGGATAATGCTAATGCGTGCTGATTGGTTAGTTAAGGGTTCGATGACACCGATTTCCAAAGGATAACTATGGCAGATGTTAGGGGGCGTGGCTAAAGCCCAACAGAAAGCTCCACAGGTGCAGACGAAGCAGCGCGTCACGATGTCGAGCTCTTCTTTCAAAAACGAGATGAACACTTGCCAAAGTTCACGTTTGTGTTCTGCAGCTCATTCTGGGCGAGCTCGAGAGCGCCCCCTGGTGTATTTATcacagtgacctttgaccctttgATGGGTTTATTGTAAACACAGCGATGTAGCCACGGGAGTGactctttttgtgttttacaggaaacactggtGACCACTGTGAAGGAAGAGCCCAGGTgagccacacacagacacacacagacacacacacacagacacacacagacacagacagacacacacacagacacacacagacacacagacacacacacagacacacacacacacagacacacagacacagacacacacagacacacacacacagactcacacacacacacagacacacacagacacagacacacacacacacacagactcacacacacacaggcacacacacacagacacacacacacacacagacacacacacacagactcacacagacacagacagacacagacacacacacacacacacagacacacagactcacacacacacacagacacacacacacacacagactcacacaaagacacacacacacagacacacacacacagactgacacacacacacagacacagacacacacacacacacacagacacacacacacacacagacacagacacacagagtggGTTTGTGTGCGCTCACTAACTGTGCGTCTGTCCTGCAGCTGGTGGTCGAACATGCTGATCCCCGCTCTGGTTGCACTCATCGTCACGGTGATATACCACATGTACTCCTCTGAGTGATGTCATCACacactgatgtgatgtcaccAGCAGGCACCGACTTCTGATTGACAGCCAATAGCAGTGAGAGGTTGCCATGGCTCCTCCTCCCAGCGTAGGGTGGCGTTTTTAGAGCAGACGAACGGCGGCTGCGGACCACCTGACCAAATAGACACACCCCCGCAGGAGCGTCTGTTCTAGGATCACTGACTCTACGCCAGTAATGACCCTGTAATTCATTTCATCCTGTTTAACCTATCAACCAATGACGTGGCATTATGTTAATGAAGTAATTTACATTGTTGAATTCACCGTGACAACGGGCGCCGCAGCGAATCCTCATGCTCTGAAATTGTGTAGAAATGCAGCGGATGTATAAATTGTTAGAACTTTTTATATGTTTGTAActgaatgtaaataaaattttaaaacatgCAATCAGCAGCTAACGACACGTCATGTGACCGCGTCACAGCCGCCATGACACTCACCTGTTAAAGTGGACCTATTCTGCTCATTTCcaccattttgtttttttagtcaaataaaaaaaaaaacgtgaacACATCCTCTGTCTTaacactgccccctggtggtgaaaAATACCTTTAACTAGCtttattctgattggctgatttgaacaacaggtgggtggagcttctgttcctgagatgaccatataagTTCCTCTCTGTGACATCAGAGAGACCCAAAAGTAGAAAAAGTGTGGTAAACGGAGCCTTTAGAGCTCACTCACAGACCTCATTATTAGAAGCTTTTCCAGGAC
It includes:
- the LOC134635105 gene encoding cytochrome b5, encoding MGEQKKSSEGVKYYRLAEIEKQNSFKSTWIIIHNKVYDVTKFLEEHPGGEEVLREQAGGNATESFEDVGHSTDAREMASSMVIGEVHPDDRHKLSQPVETLVTTVKEEPSWWSNMLIPALVALIVTVIYHMYSSE